From a region of the Orcinus orca chromosome 18, mOrcOrc1.1, whole genome shotgun sequence genome:
- the OLFM4 gene encoding olfactomedin-4 → MEKDTISYTELDFELIKVEVKEMEKLIEQLKVGFVGSSVIVDQLEVEIRNMTLMVEKLETLDKNNVLAIRRQILALKNKLKECEDSKVGSLPALPPPPAPGSCAHGGVVNISRPVIVQLNWRGSSYLYGAWGRDYSPQHPGKGRYWVAPLDTDGRTLQYYRIYNTLDDLLLYTNARENWLNYGQGGGVVVYKNNMYVNWYGTQNIAKVNLTTASVALTQTLPDAAYNNRFSYANVGWQDIDLAVDENGLWVTYATEASTGNMVISKLNDTTLEVLNTWHTKQYKPSVTNTFMVCGVLYATRTLNTRTEEIFYYYDTSTGKEGKLNIVMQKVKEKLQSINYHPFEQKLFVYNDGYLLNYDLVFQQIPQ, encoded by the exons ATGGAAAAAGATACCATTTCTTACACTGAACTGGACTTTGAGCTGATCAAGGTAGAAGtgaaggagatggagaaactgatCGAACAGCTGAAGGTTGGTTTTGTTGGAAGCTCAGTGATTGTCGACCAGCTGGAAGTGGAG ATAAGGAATATGACTCTCATGGTGGAGAAGCTTGAGACGCTAGACAAAAACAATGTCCTTGCCATTCGCCGACAAATCCTGGCTCTGAAGAACAAACTCAAGGAATGTGAGGACTCTAAAGTCGGAAGCCTTCCTGccctaccccctccccctgcaccaG GGAGCTGTGCTCACGGCGGTGTGGTGAACATCAGCAGGCCGGTTATAGTTCAGCTCAACTGGAGAGGATCTAGCTATCTGTACGGTGCCTGGGGTCGGGATTACTCTCCTCAGCACCCAGGCAAAGGGCGGTACTGGGTGGCACCTTTGGATACTGATGGGAGAACTTTGCAATATTATAGAATCTACAATACACTGGATGATTTGCTCTTGTACACAAATGCCCGAGAGAACTGGTTAAACTATGGCCAAGGTGGTGGTGTAGTAGTTTATAAGAATAACATGTATGTCAACTGGTACGGCACCCAGAACATTGCCAAAGTTAACCTGACCACTGCCTCAGTTGCTTTGACTCAAACTCTCCCTGATGCTGCCTATAATAACCGCTTTTCTTATGCTAATGTTGGTTGGCAAGATATCGACTTGGCTGTGGATGAGAATGGATTGTGGGTGACTTATGCAACTGAAGCCAGCACTGGTAACATGGTGATTAGCAAACTCAACGACACCACACTTGAGGTGCTAAACACTTGGCATACCAAGCAGTATAAACCATCTGTTACTAACACATTCATGGTGTGTGGGGTTCTGTATGCCACCCGTACTCTGAACACCAGAACAGAAGAGATTTTCTACTACTATGACACAAGCACAGGGAAAGAGGGTAAACTTAACATTGTAATGCAGAAGGTGAAGGAAAAACTGCAGAGTATTAACTATCATCCTTTCGAGCAGAAACTTTTTGTCTATAATGATGGTTACCTTCTGAATTATGATCTTGTCTTCCAACAGATACCCCAGTAA